The genomic interval ATTTACGAACAGCCCGGCCTTGTTTCCCCTGAGTCATTCCCAGGCAAATTGAAAGCTTTCAGCGCAACTTCCAGAGGCATCAGAGTATCCGTGAAAGCAAAGACTTTCTGTTTAGCGTGTCAAAATTTATGCTTAAAAAAGAGCCTGCTCCACAAGTTTATAACTTGATCCGTGCTTTGTTTTAATAGGTAATCACTTAATTTTAAGCTATCAGTTGCAGCTACTTCTGCAAATGTTGGGATGTCAGAAAATATCCTTTTTTATCCAGTAAAATGACAACCTGAACAGCCTGCATCAGACAATATAAAACTGCCATTATACTTTCTTAAATCTCCACAGGTATCAATTAATGGTTTAACTAATTGAGTACTTTCTTTCCCCGTATTGTTTGAACATGAGATAACAACGCAAATAAGTAAACTACCTAAATTTAGCTTTATTAAATTTGAAACCATACTTTGGATTATTTAATCGCCAGAAACAAAAAAGCCCCCGGATGCGACCGGCGGGGACAAAAATGACTTACTTATTTACGCTTTTCCGAAGAAAAGGAGGCTTACTAAGCATAACAACTCAAGGTAAATATAATCACTGTTATTTCTTCGAAAGATTCTCTAAAAGTCTGTCTAAAAATGTAGGTTATATCTAAAGGTTTTCCTGATAGCTTATCTGAATAAGTGCAGGTTATATCTGAAAGGTTTTCCTGATAGCTTATCTGAATAAGTGTAAGTTATATCTGAAAGGTTTTCCTGATAGCTTATCTAAACAAAAGTTTTTCCTTTAAAATCCCTGCCAAACTATCCGCCCTATTTCCCATGACGCAGAAGGAGGGCCTGAGCGCTAATGAGTTTCTCCAACTCAATGATTTTTAATAAAAAAGTCAGCCCTGTATTTTGACAATGTTTCTCTCTTCAGAGAAATCCGTCAAAATACAGGGCTGCTTTTTTATTAAAACCTGGTGGAGAAACCCCCAGACGAAGCCCCCTTAAAAGGAACCTTCATCAGGCTTACTCTCCTGCTGCTCCACCTTCTTACCCTTCTTCATAAAACTAGTTTTCCCGAATCTATAAGAAAACGTCAGATTCCCCATTGGTCCCTGCTGATACCTTTGAAAATTAATAATAGAATTCGCATCCTGTGTTAACATTCCAAACTTTCTCGTGTTAAAAATATCTCTTACATTCAAACTAAGAGAAGCCTTTTTCCCTTTAAAATCATACTTTGCACCCCCATCAATACCATACATTGCCTTTCTCGTCCCCTGTGCCAGTACCTGCGAAGAATTATAATCCACCCTTACCTGTAACGTGATACTATGCGGTAACACAAAATTATTTGTCAGATTCGCATTCCAGCTGAACCCGGAATTACCCTGGATACCAAAAGCCGGAACCCCATCAATCTTACTATGATAAACATTTAAATTTCCCGTAAAATTCCACACCTTTAACGCATCCACCTTTGCAATAAACTCCAAACCACTCGAAAGATCCTTCGTTAAATTCTCAGGAGTTGTGATAATTACCCCATCCGCATCAGGCACAGACCTTACCCTTTGAATCAAATCATTCGTCTGTCTCAAATAAACGCTCGAAATCAAAGTTACCTTAGACCAGAACTTGCTGTACCCCAACTCAAAAGAATGTACATCCTCCGGCAACAAATTCGGATTACCCTTGCGCCAGTTCAGCGGATCAGAATAATCAATAAACGGATTCGTATCCCACGGTCTCGGTCTGTTTACCCTTCTTGTATAACTCAGCTGGATCTGCTGCTCACCAGTAAACTTCTGCGTTAAATAAACACTCGGATATAATCTTTTATAAGCAATCCTTGCAGGCGCAGTCGCAAACACACCCGACTGATCATACCCACCAGAATTTGTATTCAATAATGCATCCTCAGCCCTTAAACCAAGCTGATAACCAAAATTCCTGATCTGGTTCTGATAATTTAAATAAAGCGCATGCACCTGGTCCTTACTATCAAAATCATTCGATAAAGGAAGATTATCCACATAAGAACCCGTAGCATTATCAAATCTTTTGGCCACCGTATTTGCATCAGAAAACCTGATCTGGCTTCTGTAACCAGTTTCAATTTTTCCTAATTTCCCTAAAGGCATGGTATAATCCAGCTGGATATTATAATTCTTGTTCGTTCCATCATTCGTATTGTTCAATATATCCGCAGCTGAAGAAGCAGGAACCCCATTCAAACTATTAACCGAAGTATTATAAACCTGGAAATTATCATTCGTGCCCGTAGAATATCCAAAATCGAAAGTCAGCTCCTGGTTCGGCTTAAACTTATGGCTGTAATCTAAATTTAAATCATAACTATGACCACTTCCATCATTTGTGTTTACCCTTTTGCTGAACTCCAAGGGAACCCTTCCGGTCGCATACTTGTTAATATCCAGAAACTCCTTACGGTTATTAATCCTGCTATTGAAACCACCCGAAAAACTTAAAATATCTTTGTCAGTCAGATAATAATCCAACCCCGTCTTTAAATTATGACTCTTATCCTCAGACTCCATTCTGCTCAGCTGATCCGCATAAGCCAAGGAATCCTTACGGTTCAGATACTGAATATTATTATAGCCACCACCAGGGCGGTTACCATAACGGTACCCATAATTTCCGTAAATATTGATCTTCTTATTCTGGAAACTTAAACTTATATTTCCATTGTAGTTATCCCTGTTTCCAGCTGTTAAAGCTACATTTCCATTGAAACCTAACTTCGTATTTTTCTTCAGCACAATGTTAATAATACCAGACTGGCCCTCCGCATCATACTTTGAAGACGGATTTGTGATCACCTCTACCGTTTCAATGGAGCTTGCCGGAATAGAAGCCAGTACCTGTGCAATATTTCCACCCGCAATTAAAGAAGGTTTACCATCAATTAAAACCTTCACGCCGGTTGAACCCCTTAAACTCACATTCCCGTCAACATCCGTTTGTACAGAAGGTACATTCTGTAGTAAATCACCAGCAGACCCGCCCTCACTAACCAGACTCTGATCTACAGAAAAAACCTTTTTGTCAATACCCAGCTGTATAGGGCTTTTCTTTCCCGAAATTGTGACCTCACTCAGCACATTACCTTTGGACGCCTTCATTTTTATCGTACCCAGGTTAATTATCCGCTGATTTTTAGTGATTGCGACTGAATCCCTGACCATTGTCTGGTAGCCCACATAACTGATCTTAAAAGTGAAAACTCCCGCAGGAATATCATTCATCAGCAAAGCGCCATCAACATTAGTTTGTGCAACCTTTACAGTAGCTTTTGTTTTTCTGTTAATTAATATCGCTGTAGCAAAAGGAACTGTTTCATTATTTTGGATGTCTACTACTTTTCCAGTAAGTTTACCAATAGCAGGAGTTTGTGCATTTAGTTGAAAAATTGTAGTACAAATAGTGAAAGTTACGAATAGAAAATTTGCGCAATAGTTCTTCATTTAGAATAGTCTGTGTTTAGATTTTTAATATAACGGCAAAGTAACGGCCTGAGAATGGTAAAAAACGGGGGTAACTATTTTATTACAACGCAATTATGAGTAATTACAGTAATATTTTTGTGAATGAAGGATTAACTTATTCCAAGTATAGGGATTTGATAGATTCTCTTCTTAAAAGCAATAAAACAACAGGCGAAGATCACAGCGAAGCCATGCTGCACTATAGCAAGATGAATGTTCAGCGAATGAGCAGAGTCGATAAGACTGGGGTGCTCAATGAAGCTTTCGTACAAGCTATTGAAAAGCTGGAAAAAAACTATCAGCTGCTGGTGATTTCCGAAGGATGGTGTGGAGATGCCGCACAGATCGTTCCCTTATTCGAGAAGATGGTAAAATTTGCACCAGAAAAATTTGCATTGCGTTTTGTGCTCAGAGATCAAAATCTGCCGCTGATAGATGCACACCTCACACACGGAGGCCGGGCTATTCCAGTTTTACTCTTACTGGACGCAAACGGCGAATTGATTTCCAAATGGGGCCCAAGGCCGGAAGTGCTGCAACACCTGTTAGGAGAATGGAAAAATGAAACCTCAGATATGTTTGAACTGGCAGAGCGCTTGCACCTGTGGTATGCCAAAGACAGAACACAAACGACTCAGCTGGAGTTGACTGCATTGATCACCAACCTGGAAAACTAGTCTACAGTTACCGTTAATCCTTCCTGCTGAAGTATTTTACGGTAAACTTCCATTTCAGTGAAAGAACCTTCCAGTACAGCACACTTACCTTTATTATGGACTTCCCAGGCAATTTTCTCTGCCTGCGAATCTGTATAATCAAGGTATTTTGTCATACAATAGATTACATGATCAAAAGTATTTACATCATCATTCCATAAAATAAGCCTATGCGAGGTTTTAAGGGAGGTTAAAATCTCTTCCAGTGTAAATGTTTCTTCCTTTGTTTCTGTTGACATGATACAAAAATAAACTATTATTAAAATAAGAGCGTGTTTAATTTATAATTTTAAACACGCTCTTATGGAGATGAAACGATTTTATGCCAAACTGACCGTATTAGCTGCCTTTAGCTGATCTTGTCATTTGCTCAAATGCATCCCACATTTCGCCAGGGATAGCTTCCAGACCATTGAACTGACCTGCGCCCTGTAACCACTCTCCACCATCTATACTGATCACTTCTCCATTGATGTATCCTGAGAAATCACTCACCAGGAAAGCAGCAAGGTTTGCAAGTTCCTGATGTTCCCCCACACGTTTCAGCGGAACACGGTTTTTGAAATCAAACTTCTCTGCCAGGTCTCCAGGAAGCAAACGTTCCCATGCTCCCTTGGTTGGGAAAGGGCCAGGCGCAATTGCATTCGTCCTGATCCCATATTTTCCCCACTCAACCGCAAGAGAACGGGTCATCGCCAGTACTCCACCCTTAGCACAAGCCGAAGGCACAACGAATGCGGAACCTGTAAAAGCATAAGTCGTTACGATGTTTAAAATGCTTGCTGCCTGTTTCTCTTTAATCCAGTGCTTACCAAAAGCAAGCGTACAATTTACCGACCCTTTTAAAACAATATCTATAACCGTAGAGAAGGCATTAGCCGATAAACGCTCCGTAGGAGAGATGAAATTTCCTGCCGCATTATTCAGCAGACTATCTGCGCGTCCAAAAGTTTTAAGCGTTTCTGCCAGTACATTTTCTACCTGTTCATAATCACGTACATCACAAGTTACTGCCAGTACCTTGCCACCTGTTTCTTTTTCCAGCTCATCTGCCGTTTTTTGTAACACATCAGCTTTGCGGCTGGTGATGACCAAATTGGCACCAAGCTTCAGGAAATAGGTGCCCATTGCTTTACCAAGCCCTGTACCGCCACCTGTAACTACAATTGTTTTGCCCTTTAAAGCATCATCTCTTAACATCGGTTGATTGTACATAACTTATTTCTTTTGAAGGTTATCAATAATCATTTTCAAAATATTTCTCGTAGCCGGAGACCACCATTGTGCAAGCATAACTTTTAAGGCCTCAGACTGATCCGCAGAAGTTGCTGCAATCAGCTCTTTTCTGATATTCAGCTTACTCTGCTGCCAGGTATTTGGCTCCAGTGCCATATATTTTCTAATTCTGCGTTCCGAAGCAGTCATGATGCTATCCTGATTTACCAGTTCATCCACCAGGCCAATATTCAGCGCCTCTTCAGGGCTGAATAACTTGCCTTCTAATAAGCTTCTGGTCGCATGACCTTTGCCCAGCCAGAAAGCATACAGGCTGAAAATGCTTTCAGGAACAATAATTCCGACAGGAACTTCATTCAAACCAATAATAAATTTGCCTTCAGCCATTACCCTTGCATCACAAGCTAAAGCAATCACACAGCCTCCTGCAGGAGAATGACCATTGATTGCAGCAACCATAGGCTTCTTAAAAGCGGTGATTTTAGCAATGAATGCCAGGAATAAATGCCAGAAAGATTCTGCTTCTTCTTCATTGTAACCATACAGTTCAATTAAATCAAGTCCGGCAGAAAAGAAGTTCTCGCGGCCTGCAATGATTACTCCGCCTATATTGTCATCATTTGCAATATTATGGAGCATATCGGTCAGCTCAGTGATCATTTCCCTGTTTAGCGCATTAGATTTACCGCGGTTAAGCGTAATCAGTGCTAAACGGTCTTTTATTGTCACATTAATTGTGTTCATAGGTTTTTATTTTACTTCGTAAGTATATACTTTTCTGGCCATGCGGCCATCCATGTTCATTCCTTCTATAACAACTCTGTAAGTTCCGGATTCGTCTGTATTATAGAAATTAAATTTAGCTGTTCCAGTTTCATTGGTCGCTATATTAGGATTCCAGTAAACAGTAGTTCTTTTATCAGGTGTTCTTGTATTTTGTGAGGGAGTATATTTCGGTGAATAAAACTCGCGTACCGCATAATAGCCAGCAGCTGTAATATTAATAATTCCTGGTGCATAAGCAGCATAACCTGTATTGCCACCTCTTTTAGTCGTGATAATTAAAACACCTCCGAAACCTCTTGAGCCGTAAATAGCAGTAGTCGCACCACTTTTCAATACTTCTATAGTTTCTACATCATTTGGCTGAATATTATCCAGGAAATCTGAACCTACATTTGTTCCATCCAGGATAATCTGCATAGGTACTCCATTATTCCGCACTAAGAAAGCTTCTGAACCCCGGACCGTTAACCCTGCAACCCTGCCTTGCAGACATTGCGACAGGCTGGAACAATAACTTAGATCTGAGCCTTTGATCACGGCATCTGCACGGCCGGCACCATTTAAGTTTGTGGAGTTCTTTGCCTTTAACACCTGCTGTACAATATTTATCTGGTTAAGCGTATAACTTCTTTCCAGTAATCCGCGTTTAGTCAGGTCATCAAAATAACCCTCGCTCTTGATAATATAACTTTGTATCGCTTCATTCACGTTGATTTCAATATCGCCTGTGTTTTTATTTGGGGTAACCAGCTGTCCCGGAACCTGGTCAATTTTGATTTCAACAAACTTTTTTTCCTTCTCGTTTCTGGCCTGAACAACAAATTTTGTGGTGTCACTAAAACTGAGGTTCTCAAAATTGAAGCGTCCGCTGGCATCTGTTAAAGTATCCAGCATGAAGAATCCTCCCTTATTGGAAAACAGGGTAACCTTTCCTTTAGCAATGGGTTTCCCGCCTGGTGTAGTTACGATACCACTTACCTTTAAGGACTTTTCTGCTGCAAAAACAGGTTTAACAACTGTATTCCCGATTACATCTTTCCATAAAAACCTGCTCCATCCCTGAGTCAGCATCAGCTCATCTAAATTTGATCTGGTTTGCAAGTTATGATCACGGAAATATTGATTAGGCTTCTCCACATATCCCTTCAGATCTGAACTCAACAACAAAGAAGTCATGATATTACTTTCATTGTCAACATCGGGTTCTACGATGCTTGCATTAGTTACGGCTACAGAAAAACTGCCATAAGTAGGTTTTCCTTCAGCTGTGGCCGATAACTCAACCGGTACATTTTCTCTGACCTGGTATGATTTCTTTAAATTCAGCAGGTTAAGTGCTATATGATCGGCAGGATTATCAATGAAAATCAATCTTTCAGCAACAGGTATATTTTCGGGAGAAAACAATGTAAAATGAAGGACGCCTGATGGAAGTTCCTTCTTATTCAGCGAAATTGTGCTGATTTGCTTCAGTGTGTTCACTTTCAATACTGCAGCAACAGTATTGTTATGCTGAATAACCAATTTCATTTCGCCTGTATTCAGCAGCGGCTTGCTAATCAATATCTTAGCACTGACCTTATTGCTGTCTGCATTGTTAATGGCGAGTACATAACCTGAAGTCAGCACTTTAGGAAAAGGTAATGACTGAACGCTGCCATCTTTTAATTTAATTTTTGCGGTATAAGTTCTTCCTGGCTGCGGATTTAAGATGAAACTTCCCATTCCCTGGTGTGTGGTGTTGAAAGGAAGAACTTCTGTCCCGTCATTGTCCACGATCATACCCGAAACATCCACTCCAAGGCCTGAAGAGCCAATTGCTTTAATCCCAACTCTCGAAGGAAGGTCTTCGACAAGATTTCCGCTTTCTGGAAACAACTGAACAGCAACTGCGTCCGAAACTGCCTTGATTGGGATAGTTTTAACGATTTTCTCTTTACTGGCCAAAGTAAACATAGCCGTGATTCTTCCGGAAGTCAATAGCTCAGCTTCTTTACTGCTGAAAGAAAGAGAGATCTCTCCCTGTGCATTGGTTACCGCTTTTCCCTTCTCTACTGTTTTATCTTTCAGTCTTACTGTATAGGCTACAGGAATTGCTGTATAAGGCTCATTCTTTTTGTCTGTGAACCTGATTACTGCATCCACATTATTTTCATTGTTCTTTTTACTATAAGTGTATTTGGTATTGGTCAGCACTTTGTTCGCCCACGCATTCCCTATCTTTATCGTTTTATCGAAAAAGAAATCGGGGCCCGCATTTCTCATCAATTGTGTATATGCTCTGATTCTGTAATTTCCTTCAGCTAAAGTATCTGGCAGTTTAAAATCTCCCCAGGTAAGGCCGGAG from Pedobacter sp. WC2423 carries:
- a CDS encoding TonB-dependent receptor; protein product: MKNYCANFLFVTFTICTTIFQLNAQTPAIGKLTGKVVDIQNNETVPFATAILINRKTKATVKVAQTNVDGALLMNDIPAGVFTFKISYVGYQTMVRDSVAITKNQRIINLGTIKMKASKGNVLSEVTISGKKSPIQLGIDKKVFSVDQSLVSEGGSAGDLLQNVPSVQTDVDGNVSLRGSTGVKVLIDGKPSLIAGGNIAQVLASIPASSIETVEVITNPSSKYDAEGQSGIINIVLKKNTKLGFNGNVALTAGNRDNYNGNISLSFQNKKINIYGNYGYRYGNRPGGGYNNIQYLNRKDSLAYADQLSRMESEDKSHNLKTGLDYYLTDKDILSFSGGFNSRINNRKEFLDINKYATGRVPLEFSKRVNTNDGSGHSYDLNLDYSHKFKPNQELTFDFGYSTGTNDNFQVYNTSVNSLNGVPASSAADILNNTNDGTNKNYNIQLDYTMPLGKLGKIETGYRSQIRFSDANTVAKRFDNATGSYVDNLPLSNDFDSKDQVHALYLNYQNQIRNFGYQLGLRAEDALLNTNSGGYDQSGVFATAPARIAYKRLYPSVYLTQKFTGEQQIQLSYTRRVNRPRPWDTNPFIDYSDPLNWRKGNPNLLPEDVHSFELGYSKFWSKVTLISSVYLRQTNDLIQRVRSVPDADGVIITTPENLTKDLSSGLEFIAKVDALKVWNFTGNLNVYHSKIDGVPAFGIQGNSGFSWNANLTNNFVLPHSITLQVRVDYNSSQVLAQGTRKAMYGIDGGAKYDFKGKKASLSLNVRDIFNTRKFGMLTQDANSIINFQRYQQGPMGNLTFSYRFGKTSFMKKGKKVEQQESKPDEGSF
- a CDS encoding thioredoxin family protein; its protein translation is MSNYSNIFVNEGLTYSKYRDLIDSLLKSNKTTGEDHSEAMLHYSKMNVQRMSRVDKTGVLNEAFVQAIEKLEKNYQLLVISEGWCGDAAQIVPLFEKMVKFAPEKFALRFVLRDQNLPLIDAHLTHGGRAIPVLLLLDANGELISKWGPRPEVLQHLLGEWKNETSDMFELAERLHLWYAKDRTQTTQLELTALITNLEN
- a CDS encoding ATP-dependent Clp protease adaptor ClpS, yielding MSTETKEETFTLEEILTSLKTSHRLILWNDDVNTFDHVIYCMTKYLDYTDSQAEKIAWEVHNKGKCAVLEGSFTEMEVYRKILQQEGLTVTVD
- a CDS encoding SDR family oxidoreductase; translated protein: MYNQPMLRDDALKGKTIVVTGGGTGLGKAMGTYFLKLGANLVITSRKADVLQKTADELEKETGGKVLAVTCDVRDYEQVENVLAETLKTFGRADSLLNNAAGNFISPTERLSANAFSTVIDIVLKGSVNCTLAFGKHWIKEKQAASILNIVTTYAFTGSAFVVPSACAKGGVLAMTRSLAVEWGKYGIRTNAIAPGPFPTKGAWERLLPGDLAEKFDFKNRVPLKRVGEHQELANLAAFLVSDFSGYINGEVISIDGGEWLQGAGQFNGLEAIPGEMWDAFEQMTRSAKGS
- a CDS encoding enoyl-CoA hydratase/isomerase family protein, giving the protein MNTINVTIKDRLALITLNRGKSNALNREMITELTDMLHNIANDDNIGGVIIAGRENFFSAGLDLIELYGYNEEEAESFWHLFLAFIAKITAFKKPMVAAINGHSPAGGCVIALACDARVMAEGKFIIGLNEVPVGIIVPESIFSLYAFWLGKGHATRSLLEGKLFSPEEALNIGLVDELVNQDSIMTASERRIRKYMALEPNTWQQSKLNIRKELIAATSADQSEALKVMLAQWWSPATRNILKMIIDNLQKK
- a CDS encoding TonB-dependent receptor plug domain-containing protein encodes the protein MKSKYLYACLFLLVCAFSFAFRIADDPFETLLKKLADYTRENPQEKVHLHLDKPYYAIGDNIWFKAYVTDNSTDQLSRISEILYVELINEGDSVKRQLKLPLVSGLTWGDFKLPDTLAEGNYRIRAYTQLMRNAGPDFFFDKTIKIGNAWANKVLTNTKYTYSKKNNENNVDAVIRFTDKKNEPYTAIPVAYTVRLKDKTVEKGKAVTNAQGEISLSFSSKEAELLTSGRITAMFTLASKEKIVKTIPIKAVSDAVAVQLFPESGNLVEDLPSRVGIKAIGSSGLGVDVSGMIVDNDGTEVLPFNTTHQGMGSFILNPQPGRTYTAKIKLKDGSVQSLPFPKVLTSGYVLAINNADSNKVSAKILISKPLLNTGEMKLVIQHNNTVAAVLKVNTLKQISTISLNKKELPSGVLHFTLFSPENIPVAERLIFIDNPADHIALNLLNLKKSYQVRENVPVELSATAEGKPTYGSFSVAVTNASIVEPDVDNESNIMTSLLLSSDLKGYVEKPNQYFRDHNLQTRSNLDELMLTQGWSRFLWKDVIGNTVVKPVFAAEKSLKVSGIVTTPGGKPIAKGKVTLFSNKGGFFMLDTLTDASGRFNFENLSFSDTTKFVVQARNEKEKKFVEIKIDQVPGQLVTPNKNTGDIEINVNEAIQSYIIKSEGYFDDLTKRGLLERSYTLNQINIVQQVLKAKNSTNLNGAGRADAVIKGSDLSYCSSLSQCLQGRVAGLTVRGSEAFLVRNNGVPMQIILDGTNVGSDFLDNIQPNDVETIEVLKSGATTAIYGSRGFGGVLIITTKRGGNTGYAAYAPGIINITAAGYYAVREFYSPKYTPSQNTRTPDKRTTVYWNPNIATNETGTAKFNFYNTDESGTYRVVIEGMNMDGRMARKVYTYEVK